One Amycolatopsis sp. NBC_00355 genomic window carries:
- a CDS encoding AI-2E family transporter, whose translation MSHARGEDPFLPEHEDITGLIPRGLRISAALAWRFIVIVAALYAVVWVIGYLSVVVIPLSIALLVSALLAPAVQKLVALKFPRGLATAIVVIAGLAVLGGLLTFVITQFSSGLPQLQQQLNASLDQIKNWLLNGPPHLRQEQIQDFINQAIGFIQNNQASITTTALTTASTVGEILTGFLLTLFITIFFLSGGDGIWTFLVRVVPGRVRNRVDVAGRRGFASLVSYVRATAAVAVVDAVGIGVGLWIMGVPLVIPLATLVFIGAFIPIIGAVLTGGVAVLIALVTNGPIGAVIVLGIVIGVMQLESHILQPLLLGRAVKLHPLAVVLAITAGLVAGGIAGALLAVPLLAVLNAGVRSLLHERNPDPAEVDVLKDQAAQPNDAEPGTPDAEVPTIGEDDEEDEEKNARAATAVNKDEKKE comes from the coding sequence GTGAGCCACGCGCGAGGAGAAGACCCGTTCCTGCCGGAGCACGAGGACATCACGGGACTGATCCCCCGGGGGCTGCGCATCAGCGCCGCGCTCGCGTGGCGGTTCATCGTGATCGTCGCCGCGCTGTACGCGGTGGTGTGGGTGATCGGCTACCTCTCGGTGGTCGTCATCCCGCTGTCCATCGCCCTGCTGGTTTCCGCGCTGCTGGCGCCGGCGGTGCAGAAGCTGGTGGCGCTGAAGTTCCCCCGCGGGCTGGCGACCGCGATCGTGGTGATCGCCGGGCTGGCCGTGCTGGGCGGGCTGCTGACGTTCGTCATCACGCAGTTCTCCTCCGGGCTGCCCCAGCTGCAGCAGCAGCTGAACGCGAGCCTCGACCAGATCAAGAACTGGCTGCTCAACGGGCCGCCGCACCTGCGCCAGGAGCAGATCCAGGACTTCATCAACCAGGCGATCGGCTTCATCCAGAACAACCAGGCGTCCATCACCACGACGGCGCTGACCACGGCGAGCACCGTCGGTGAGATCCTCACCGGCTTCCTGCTGACGCTGTTCATCACGATCTTCTTCCTCAGCGGCGGCGACGGCATCTGGACGTTCCTGGTCCGCGTCGTGCCGGGCCGGGTCCGCAACCGGGTCGACGTCGCCGGGCGCCGCGGGTTCGCCTCGCTGGTCAGCTACGTCCGCGCGACGGCCGCGGTCGCCGTCGTCGACGCGGTCGGCATCGGCGTCGGCCTGTGGATCATGGGTGTGCCGCTGGTGATCCCGCTGGCGACGCTGGTCTTCATCGGCGCGTTCATCCCGATCATCGGCGCCGTGCTGACCGGTGGCGTCGCCGTGCTGATCGCGCTGGTGACGAACGGCCCCATCGGCGCGGTCATCGTGCTCGGCATCGTGATCGGCGTGATGCAGCTGGAGAGCCACATCCTGCAGCCGCTGCTGCTCGGGCGGGCGGTGAAGCTGCACCCGCTGGCCGTGGTCCTGGCCATCACCGCCGGCCTGGTCGCGGGCGGGATCGCCGGCGCGCTGCTGGCCGTGCCGCTGCTGGCCGTGCTGAACGCCGGCGTCCGGTCGCTGCTGCACGAGCGCAACCCGGACCCGGCCGAGGTCGACGTCCTCAAGGACCAGGCCGCGCAGCCGAACGACGCGGAACCCGGCACACCCGACGCCGAGGTGCCGACGATCGGTGAGGACGACGAAGAAGACGAAGAAAAGAACGCCCGCGCGGCGACGGCCGTGAACAAGGACGAAAAGAAGGAATGA
- the macS gene encoding MacS family sensor histidine kinase: MTTARTPDPITPLWRGVNAFRVLTWAFAGGTVIVQHEHYRREWLAWTLLGAMAVWSVVISLLYLRERTRPPWLVVVDLVVGTGLLLTSPFVLSDAQFALNVPLITTVWAAVPPVAAGARFGAVGGVLAGLVVGVATGIAREKFDLDVARDGVLLAAAGLLVGMAATLSRQAATRLAQALRKEAATAERERLARSIHDSVLQVLARVRKRGNEVGGEAAELARLAGEQEIALRSLVTTEPLKPSETGTTSLRTALQLLATPSVQVSTPADDVELPAHVTEELAAVTREALANVEKHAGTNARAWVLLEDLGTEVVVSIRDDGPGIPDGVLERAAANGHLGVVESIRGRVRDLGGSAALDTGPGRGTEWEVRVPSTRSAS, from the coding sequence ATGACCACCGCGCGGACGCCGGACCCGATCACGCCGCTGTGGCGCGGCGTGAACGCGTTCCGCGTGCTCACCTGGGCGTTCGCCGGCGGCACGGTGATCGTGCAGCACGAGCACTACCGGCGTGAGTGGCTGGCCTGGACGCTGCTGGGCGCGATGGCGGTCTGGTCGGTCGTGATCAGCCTGCTGTACCTGCGCGAGCGGACGCGGCCGCCGTGGCTGGTCGTCGTCGACCTAGTGGTCGGCACCGGACTGCTGCTCACCTCGCCCTTCGTGCTGAGCGACGCGCAGTTCGCGCTGAACGTCCCGCTGATCACCACGGTCTGGGCGGCGGTGCCGCCGGTGGCCGCGGGCGCGCGGTTCGGCGCGGTCGGCGGGGTGCTCGCCGGCCTGGTCGTCGGGGTCGCGACCGGGATCGCGCGCGAGAAGTTCGACCTCGACGTCGCGCGCGACGGCGTCCTGCTCGCGGCCGCCGGGCTGCTGGTCGGGATGGCGGCGACGCTCAGCCGGCAGGCCGCGACCCGCCTGGCGCAGGCCTTGCGGAAGGAGGCGGCGACCGCCGAACGCGAACGGCTGGCCCGGTCGATCCACGACAGCGTGCTGCAGGTCCTGGCCCGCGTCCGCAAGCGCGGCAACGAGGTCGGCGGCGAGGCGGCCGAGCTGGCCCGGCTGGCGGGCGAGCAGGAGATCGCGCTGCGGTCGCTGGTGACGACGGAACCGCTGAAGCCGAGCGAGACCGGGACGACGAGCCTGCGCACCGCGTTGCAGCTGCTCGCGACGCCGTCGGTGCAGGTCTCGACCCCGGCGGACGACGTCGAGCTGCCGGCGCACGTCACCGAAGAGCTCGCCGCCGTCACCCGCGAAGCACTGGCCAACGTCGAGAAGCACGCGGGGACGAACGCGCGGGCGTGGGTGCTGCTGGAGGACCTCGGCACCGAGGTGGTGGTGAGCATCCGCGACGACGGACCGGGCATTCCGGACGGCGTTCTCGAGCGAGCGGCCGCGAACGGGCACCTCGGCGTGGTGGAATCCATCCGGGGCCGGGTGCGCGACCTCGGCGGGAGCGCGGCCCTCGACACCGGTCCCGGCCGGGGCACGGAGTGGGAGGTCAGGGTGCCGAGCACCAGGAGCGCGTCATGA
- a CDS encoding response regulator transcription factor — protein sequence MSEPRISVMVVDDHPIWRDGVARDLTEHGFDVRATAPDADAALRIARTVQPDVVLMDLNLGTTSGVDATREITAALPSTRVLVLSASGEHQDVLEAVKAGASGYLVKSASAVELVDAVRRTAAGDPVFTAGLAGLVLGEYRRMADAPAEGAEPPRLTERETDVLRLVAKGLTARQIAERLVLSHRTVENHVQSTLRKLQLHNRVELARYAIEHGLDEE from the coding sequence ATGAGCGAACCACGGATTTCGGTGATGGTGGTCGACGACCACCCGATCTGGCGGGACGGGGTGGCCCGCGACCTGACCGAACACGGCTTCGACGTGCGGGCGACCGCCCCGGACGCCGACGCGGCGCTGCGGATCGCGCGGACCGTGCAGCCGGACGTCGTGCTGATGGACCTCAACCTCGGCACCACCTCCGGCGTCGACGCCACCCGCGAGATCACCGCGGCGCTGCCCTCGACGCGGGTGCTGGTGCTCTCGGCGAGCGGGGAACACCAGGACGTCCTGGAAGCCGTGAAGGCCGGCGCGTCCGGTTATCTGGTGAAGTCGGCGTCCGCGGTCGAGCTGGTGGACGCGGTGCGGCGGACCGCCGCCGGCGACCCGGTGTTCACCGCGGGCCTGGCCGGCCTGGTGCTCGGCGAGTACCGGCGGATGGCCGACGCCCCGGCCGAAGGGGCCGAGCCGCCGCGGCTGACCGAGCGCGAGACCGACGTCCTGCGCCTGGTCGCGAAGGGGCTCACCGCGCGGCAGATCGCCGAACGGCTCGTGCTGTCGCACCGGACGGTCGAGAACCACGTGCAGTCGACGCTGCGGAAGCTGCAGCTGCACAACCGCGTCGAGCTGGCCCGGTACGCGATCGAGCACGGCCTCGACGAGGAGTAG
- a CDS encoding DUF1707 SHOCT-like domain-containing protein: MGEEETTTAEPMTETKPLSERDLRVSDDEREHVVGVLQKAIGRGMIDLDEFTERTDRALASRTRGELNTVLADLAGLYHPAAAGAAAPSYAPPAGYRGGYVPGQRFELNAKYSSLHRGGPWVVPSEMVVRNKYGSTKLDFTEAQVQSPVVHIELDAKWGSVEIVIPEHAAVDVNAISDVKFGSMEDKTHSNGRMGTPRYVLSGRVHGGSLVIRHPRRGLFG, from the coding sequence ATGGGCGAGGAAGAGACCACGACGGCGGAACCGATGACCGAGACCAAGCCGTTGAGCGAGCGCGATCTTCGGGTCTCCGACGACGAGCGCGAGCACGTCGTCGGGGTACTCCAGAAGGCTATCGGCCGCGGGATGATCGATCTGGACGAGTTCACCGAACGCACGGACCGCGCGCTCGCGTCGAGGACGCGGGGCGAGCTGAACACCGTGCTGGCCGACCTCGCCGGCCTCTACCACCCGGCCGCGGCCGGTGCGGCCGCGCCGTCGTACGCGCCTCCGGCGGGGTACCGCGGCGGTTATGTGCCCGGTCAGCGCTTCGAGCTCAACGCGAAGTACTCGTCGCTGCACCGCGGCGGCCCGTGGGTGGTGCCGTCGGAGATGGTGGTGCGCAACAAGTACGGCTCGACCAAGCTGGACTTCACCGAAGCCCAGGTCCAGTCGCCGGTGGTGCACATCGAGCTGGACGCCAAGTGGGGCTCGGTCGAGATCGTCATCCCCGAGCACGCCGCGGTCGACGTCAACGCGATCAGCGACGTCAAGTTCGGTTCGATGGAGGACAAGACCCACAGCAACGGGCGGATGGGCACCCCGCGGTACGTGCTGAGCGGCCGCGTCCACGGCGGTTCCCTGGTGATCCGCCACCCGCGGCGCGGGCTCTTCGGCTAG
- a CDS encoding MFS transporter codes for MTTSTRAGRREWVGLAVLALPTLLVSLDVFVLVLALPKLAVSLHADGTEQLWIMDTYGFMVAGFMVTMGTLGDRIGRRKLLLVGATAFGLASVAAAFSTSAAMLIAARAVLGIAGATLAPSILALIGTMFTDARQRASAIGIWAGCFTVGAIIGPMVGGFLLEHFWWGSVFLLGVPAMVLLLVIGPKLLPEYRDETAGRLDLPSVGLSLAAILPAVYGVKELARDGVHPLPVTALVAGIAVGYVFVKRQRTLDEPLLDLRLFAGKAFRTALGGMLLFSMLGGTTMLFVAQFFQLSLHLSPVGAALGLLPGMALPPSASSPLPCWPGGSRPAR; via the coding sequence ATGACCACAAGTACCCGGGCCGGGCGGCGGGAGTGGGTCGGGCTGGCCGTGCTCGCGCTGCCTACCCTGCTCGTTTCGCTCGATGTCTTCGTACTCGTCCTCGCGCTGCCGAAACTCGCCGTGAGCCTGCACGCCGATGGGACCGAACAGCTCTGGATCATGGACACCTACGGCTTCATGGTCGCCGGGTTCATGGTCACCATGGGGACCCTCGGGGACCGGATCGGCCGGCGGAAGCTGCTGCTCGTCGGGGCCACCGCCTTCGGGCTCGCCTCCGTCGCCGCAGCCTTCTCGACCAGCGCCGCCATGCTCATCGCCGCGCGGGCGGTGCTCGGGATCGCCGGGGCGACGCTCGCTCCCTCGATCCTGGCGCTCATCGGGACCATGTTCACCGACGCCCGGCAGCGCGCGTCGGCGATCGGGATCTGGGCCGGGTGCTTCACCGTCGGGGCGATCATCGGGCCGATGGTCGGCGGGTTCCTGCTCGAACACTTCTGGTGGGGCTCGGTCTTCCTGCTCGGCGTCCCGGCGATGGTGCTGCTCCTGGTCATCGGCCCGAAACTGCTGCCCGAGTACCGCGACGAGACCGCCGGCCGCCTCGATCTGCCCAGTGTCGGGCTCTCCCTCGCCGCGATCCTGCCCGCCGTCTACGGCGTCAAGGAGCTCGCTCGCGACGGCGTCCACCCGCTGCCGGTCACGGCGCTGGTCGCCGGGATCGCCGTCGGGTACGTCTTCGTGAAGCGGCAGCGGACGCTCGACGAACCGCTGCTCGACCTGCGGCTCTTCGCCGGGAAGGCGTTCCGCACCGCGCTCGGCGGGATGCTGCTGTTCAGCATGCTCGGCGGCACCACGATGCTGTTCGTCGCGCAGTTCTTCCAGCTCTCGCTGCACCTCTCGCCGGTCGGGGCCGCGCTCGGGCTGCTGCCCGGGATGGCGCTTCCACCGTCAGCTTCCTCGCCGCTCCCGTGCTGGCCCGGCGGTTCCCGACCGGCACGCTGA
- the ptsP gene encoding phosphoenolpyruvate--protein phosphotransferase, producing the protein MSSELDAASAEGRTSVGPLSGVAVSPGRASGPVVRVAEPLGEPAATPAPADPAAEAARIAPAAEAVAARLEKQAETASGEAATILITTAAMAADPALASQAEQLVKTQGLPAARAIYQSAEGFAEALAAAGGYMAERVRDVRDVRDRLIAELLGIAPPGVPELASPSVLVARDLAPADTAGLDPAKVLALVTEEGGPTSHTAILARALGIPAVVAVRGLLALDAQALAVDGDTGAVEVADPAAPVVTATVAQLAEWNGTGATSDGHRVKVYGNVGSPADSQAAADAGAEGVGLFRTEFCYLDAPDEPSVADQRAAYTAVLSPFRGKPVIVRTLDAGADKPLAFLSPEAEPNPALGVRGLRVAFDRPEVVDRQLEAIAGAAEDSGAEVSVMAPMVATVEEAAWFADRVRAAGIARAGVMIEIPAAALSAREILEVVDFVSVGTNDLAQYTFAADRQLGAVAKLNDPWQPALLRLLKLIGDAAKATGKPAGVCGEAAADPRLALVLTGLGLTSLSMNAPAVRTVGASLASTTLAECEAVAEAALATSDPTAARAAARP; encoded by the coding sequence ATGTCGTCTGAGCTTGATGCCGCCTCCGCTGAGGGACGTACGTCGGTGGGGCCTTTGTCCGGGGTCGCCGTCAGCCCCGGCCGCGCGAGTGGTCCCGTCGTCCGCGTCGCGGAGCCGCTGGGTGAGCCCGCCGCCACTCCGGCCCCGGCCGATCCGGCCGCCGAGGCCGCCCGGATCGCGCCCGCTGCCGAGGCCGTGGCCGCGCGCCTGGAGAAACAGGCCGAGACCGCGTCCGGCGAAGCGGCGACGATCCTGATCACGACCGCCGCGATGGCCGCCGACCCGGCGCTCGCCTCGCAGGCGGAACAGCTGGTCAAGACCCAGGGACTGCCCGCCGCACGCGCCATCTACCAGTCCGCCGAGGGCTTCGCCGAGGCGCTGGCCGCCGCGGGCGGGTACATGGCGGAACGCGTCCGCGACGTCCGAGACGTGCGTGACCGGCTGATCGCCGAGCTGCTCGGCATCGCGCCGCCGGGGGTGCCCGAGCTGGCGTCGCCGAGCGTGCTGGTCGCCCGCGACCTCGCGCCGGCCGACACCGCCGGTCTCGACCCGGCGAAGGTGCTCGCGCTGGTCACCGAAGAAGGTGGCCCGACCAGCCACACCGCGATCCTGGCCCGCGCGCTCGGCATCCCGGCCGTCGTCGCGGTCCGCGGGCTGCTCGCGCTGGATGCGCAAGCGCTTGCGGTCGACGGTGACACGGGTGCCGTCGAGGTCGCCGACCCCGCGGCCCCGGTCGTCACCGCGACGGTGGCGCAGCTGGCCGAGTGGAACGGCACCGGCGCGACGTCCGACGGCCACCGCGTGAAGGTCTACGGCAACGTCGGCTCCCCGGCCGACTCGCAGGCCGCGGCGGACGCGGGCGCCGAAGGGGTCGGCCTGTTCCGCACCGAGTTCTGTTACCTGGACGCGCCGGACGAGCCGTCGGTGGCCGACCAGCGCGCGGCCTACACCGCGGTGCTGTCGCCGTTCCGCGGCAAGCCCGTGATCGTGCGGACCCTGGACGCGGGCGCCGACAAGCCGCTGGCGTTCCTGTCACCGGAAGCCGAGCCGAACCCGGCGCTCGGGGTGCGCGGGCTGCGCGTGGCGTTCGACCGCCCGGAGGTCGTGGACCGCCAGCTCGAAGCGATCGCGGGTGCCGCGGAGGACTCGGGAGCCGAGGTCTCGGTGATGGCCCCGATGGTCGCGACGGTCGAGGAAGCCGCCTGGTTCGCCGACCGCGTCCGCGCGGCGGGGATCGCCCGGGCCGGCGTGATGATCGAAATCCCGGCGGCGGCGCTGAGCGCCCGCGAAATCCTCGAGGTCGTCGACTTCGTCTCGGTCGGCACGAACGACCTGGCGCAGTACACGTTCGCGGCGGATCGCCAGCTGGGCGCGGTCGCGAAGCTGAACGACCCGTGGCAGCCGGCGCTGCTGCGCCTGCTCAAGCTGATCGGCGACGCGGCCAAGGCCACGGGCAAACCGGCGGGCGTCTGCGGCGAAGCGGCGGCCGACCCCCGGCTGGCGCTGGTCCTGACGGGCCTCGGCCTGACGAGCTTGTCGATGAACGCCCCGGCGGTCCGCACGGTGGGCGCCAGCCTGGCGAGCACGACGCTGGCGGAGTGCGAGGCTGTGGCGGAAGCGGCCTTGGCGACGTCGGACCCGACGGCGGCGCGTGCCGCCGCTCGCCCCTGA
- a CDS encoding ribokinase translates to MNSDVLVVGSANADLVVAVDRRPGGGETVLGGDTVLSPGGKGANTAVAAGRLGADVAMLGAVGDDTYGRLLLDSLRAAGVDTGLVRTSDRPTGIAYITVTPDGENSILVSPGANSSLEPADVEAVFDGVQVMVASLEVPVPTIEHAVAKAAEKGVKVLLNLSPAAKVSAETLAKLDVLLVNEHEAAWLTGPGADFRKLLDLGPRAAVVTLGAAGAVVVEAGSATEVASPKVEAVDSTGAGDAFAGALAASLADGADLVAAAKRAVRVAAFSVTRHGAQPSYPTAADLGE, encoded by the coding sequence ATGAACTCGGACGTGCTCGTTGTGGGATCCGCCAACGCCGACCTCGTCGTCGCGGTGGATCGGCGTCCGGGCGGGGGCGAGACCGTGCTGGGCGGCGACACCGTGCTCTCCCCCGGCGGCAAGGGCGCCAACACGGCGGTCGCGGCCGGGCGGCTCGGGGCGGACGTCGCGATGCTCGGCGCCGTCGGCGACGACACGTACGGCCGGCTGCTGCTCGATTCGCTCCGCGCCGCGGGCGTCGACACCGGGCTGGTGCGGACCAGCGACCGGCCGACCGGCATCGCCTACATCACCGTCACCCCGGACGGCGAGAACTCGATCCTGGTCTCCCCGGGCGCCAACTCGAGCCTCGAACCCGCCGACGTCGAAGCCGTCTTCGACGGGGTGCAGGTCATGGTCGCCTCGCTCGAGGTGCCGGTGCCGACCATCGAGCACGCCGTCGCGAAGGCCGCCGAAAAGGGCGTCAAGGTCCTGCTGAACCTGTCGCCGGCGGCGAAGGTCTCCGCCGAGACGCTGGCCAAGCTGGACGTCCTGCTGGTCAACGAGCACGAAGCCGCCTGGCTGACCGGGCCCGGCGCGGACTTCCGGAAGCTGCTCGACCTCGGCCCGCGCGCCGCCGTCGTCACGCTCGGCGCGGCCGGCGCGGTCGTCGTCGAAGCCGGTTCCGCCACCGAAGTCGCGTCGCCGAAGGTCGAGGCCGTCGACAGCACCGGGGCCGGGGACGCCTTCGCCGGCGCTCTCGCGGCGTCCCTCGCCGACGGCGCCGACCTGGTCGCCGCGGCGAAGCGTGCCGTGCGCGTCGCGGCGTTCAGCGTCACCCGGCATGGCGCACAGCCGTCCTACCCGACGGCCGCTGACCTGGGGGAATGA
- a CDS encoding WXG100 family type VII secretion target, with the protein MAESQAAANPLIKTDAEDDRSALEGAGLFQDFWDAGTAVADGNWTEGLANAAFGAGGIAELVADPIGTLASAAVGWAMEFFPWLREPLDWLTGDQTALENMVGTWENVGKELEKISTDLQDTVKKDSENWTGPSADAYRAFTDDRAATYAGVATGANAISKLVEICKTILSVVRSIVRDLISECVGKLISIACRYPGPALPAGMATEGTAEAVKTGSKCMEWIKKLVKAFKKAQELFHRISGIFNRVKDVLRRGADRLPGPLRRVGGMLESKDAQSFTDKVRKARPTRQKWGQVVSSEHSIGENLRDAGREFTNDARREFSEKFGEKFGEELKNATKEEAGKEVLKHLAEGLDGDDEGDDDDESPDEQTAARQPVFDHQGGRRISGSIE; encoded by the coding sequence ATGGCCGAGTCGCAGGCGGCCGCGAATCCGCTGATCAAGACGGATGCGGAAGACGACCGCAGCGCGCTCGAAGGTGCGGGTCTCTTCCAGGACTTCTGGGACGCGGGCACCGCCGTCGCCGACGGCAACTGGACCGAGGGACTGGCCAACGCCGCGTTCGGCGCGGGGGGCATCGCGGAACTCGTCGCGGATCCCATCGGCACGCTGGCCTCCGCCGCGGTCGGCTGGGCGATGGAGTTCTTCCCGTGGTTGCGAGAGCCGCTCGACTGGCTCACGGGCGATCAGACGGCCTTGGAGAACATGGTCGGGACCTGGGAGAACGTCGGTAAAGAGCTGGAGAAGATCAGCACCGACCTCCAGGACACGGTCAAGAAGGACAGCGAAAACTGGACAGGTCCCTCGGCCGACGCGTATCGCGCTTTCACCGACGATCGCGCGGCGACGTATGCGGGCGTGGCGACCGGCGCCAACGCGATCTCGAAGCTGGTCGAGATCTGCAAGACGATTCTGAGCGTCGTGCGCTCGATCGTGCGGGACCTGATTTCCGAATGCGTCGGCAAGCTCATCAGCATCGCCTGTCGCTACCCGGGGCCGGCGTTGCCGGCGGGCATGGCCACCGAGGGCACCGCGGAAGCCGTCAAGACCGGCAGCAAGTGCATGGAGTGGATCAAGAAGCTGGTCAAGGCCTTCAAGAAGGCCCAGGAGCTCTTCCACCGGATCAGCGGCATCTTCAACCGGGTCAAGGACGTCCTGCGGCGGGGCGCCGACCGCCTGCCCGGCCCGCTCCGGCGAGTCGGCGGCATGCTCGAGTCGAAGGATGCGCAGTCCTTCACCGACAAGGTCCGGAAAGCGCGCCCCACCCGGCAGAAGTGGGGCCAGGTCGTTTCCTCGGAGCACTCCATCGGCGAGAACCTGCGGGACGCCGGGCGGGAGTTCACCAACGACGCCCGTCGGGAGTTCAGTGAGAAGTTCGGCGAGAAGTTCGGCGAAGAGCTCAAGAACGCCACCAAGGAGGAAGCGGGCAAGGAAGTCCTGAAGCACCTGGCCGAGGGGCTCGACGGCGATGACGAGGGCGATGACGATGACGAGTCGCCGGACGAGCAGACCGCCGCTCGACAGCCTGTCTTCGACCACCAGGGTGGCCGGCGGATCTCGGGTTCGATCGAGTGA
- a CDS encoding YbaB/EbfC family nucleoid-associated protein: protein MTNPEQLIADFESRMAESQRKAQQMVGEIEAVSVSERSKDGQIGVEVDHAGNLVGLEIGMSVREKPNLADEILRTVKAAQSKLAAAVQAGVTDPVGPEVMNELVSRLRQSFPPPDPEGFPTPQATPQEDVRFVPEEERGLPPEPKPPASPPRQSRPPTGDGHDDDYFSDGDYLR from the coding sequence GTGACGAACCCTGAGCAGTTGATCGCGGACTTCGAGTCCAGGATGGCCGAGTCTCAGCGCAAGGCTCAGCAGATGGTCGGCGAGATCGAGGCGGTCTCGGTTTCCGAGCGCAGCAAAGACGGCCAGATCGGGGTCGAGGTCGACCACGCCGGCAATCTGGTCGGCTTGGAAATCGGCATGAGCGTGCGCGAAAAGCCGAACCTCGCCGACGAGATCCTCCGCACGGTCAAGGCCGCCCAGAGCAAGCTCGCGGCGGCTGTGCAGGCCGGGGTCACCGACCCGGTCGGACCGGAAGTGATGAACGAGCTGGTGAGCCGGCTCCGGCAGAGCTTTCCGCCACCGGACCCCGAAGGTTTTCCGACGCCGCAGGCGACACCACAGGAAGACGTCCGGTTCGTTCCCGAAGAGGAACGCGGGTTGCCGCCAGAGCCGAAGCCGCCGGCTTCGCCACCGCGCCAGAGCCGGCCGCCGACCGGTGACGGCCATGACGACGACTACTTCAGCGACGGCGATTACCTGCGCTGA
- a CDS encoding ESX secretion-associated protein EspG: MTVLYLPKSALLTAWEWERHGPPPAVLGPDNLWLGDETRKRLDDKVLDVLTSLRLAARGTLTREFRDILRVLARGSRQFTAWLGDIEADESGTVLVSADGPAAFRLIRKDDTVRIDTVEPARLAESLVDVLPPVPPARIERVAIPESRFSGRAVEDSYELSDPTSDDARDPLPWARRLMAAKRTGLHQCYAVNGGSRSAPITAVDALGVGRVLTYAFPGRERMVSFQPGTRAALVDVLYATLNGLGGGAR; this comes from the coding sequence GTGACGGTGCTTTACCTGCCCAAGTCCGCGCTGCTCACGGCCTGGGAGTGGGAGCGGCACGGCCCACCCCCGGCGGTCCTCGGACCGGACAACCTCTGGCTCGGCGACGAAACCCGCAAGCGGCTCGACGACAAGGTGCTCGACGTCCTCACGTCGCTTCGGCTCGCCGCCCGCGGCACGCTGACACGCGAGTTCCGCGACATCCTGCGCGTCCTGGCGCGCGGCTCGCGGCAGTTCACGGCGTGGCTGGGCGACATCGAAGCCGACGAGTCGGGCACGGTCCTAGTCTCGGCCGACGGCCCGGCCGCGTTCCGGCTGATCCGGAAGGACGACACGGTCCGGATCGACACCGTGGAGCCGGCGCGCCTCGCCGAATCGCTGGTGGACGTGCTGCCGCCGGTCCCGCCCGCCCGGATCGAGCGCGTGGCGATCCCGGAGTCGAGGTTCTCGGGCCGAGCCGTCGAAGACTCGTACGAACTCTCCGACCCGACGTCCGACGACGCCCGCGACCCACTGCCGTGGGCCCGGCGATTGATGGCGGCAAAGCGGACGGGGCTGCACCAGTGCTACGCGGTCAACGGCGGTTCCCGCAGCGCGCCGATCACGGCGGTGGACGCGCTCGGCGTCGGACGGGTGCTGACGTACGCGTTCCCAGGGCGCGAACGGATGGTCAGCTTCCAGCCAGGCACCCGGGCGGCACTGGTCGACGTGCTGTACGCGACGCTCAACGGGCTAGGGGGAGGAGCACGATGA
- a CDS encoding DUF3558 domain-containing protein — translation MNRRSLVFPVAVLFGALGLAACTDSNKSPATTESSATTSAAELPNSGAPKVENPLPASVLDGSPCDSALTAEQLTGYLGRPGSPLEKEETLGPSCTWSSDSGSGAGILVGYETKTGQGISLTYKNEKPKAARWVDDLDPVQGYPTVAYVDTGIDPEHKRSCVITVGVSDELAYSVSLTLGDKAAGEGKDACDLGRGVADTVMTNLKAKA, via the coding sequence ATGAACCGTCGATCTTTGGTTTTCCCGGTTGCCGTGCTCTTCGGCGCACTTGGCCTGGCGGCATGCACTGACAGCAACAAGTCTCCTGCTACGACAGAGTCATCGGCGACCACGAGCGCGGCAGAACTACCGAACAGCGGTGCCCCGAAGGTGGAAAACCCTCTTCCCGCATCAGTGCTGGACGGTAGTCCTTGCGACTCGGCCCTCACCGCCGAGCAGCTCACCGGGTACCTCGGCCGGCCGGGTTCACCATTGGAGAAAGAGGAAACGCTGGGTCCGTCCTGTACTTGGAGCAGTGATTCGGGCAGCGGTGCAGGCATCCTCGTCGGATACGAAACCAAGACGGGCCAAGGCATCAGTCTCACGTACAAGAACGAGAAGCCGAAGGCCGCCAGGTGGGTCGACGACCTGGATCCGGTCCAGGGCTATCCGACCGTCGCTTATGTCGACACGGGAATCGACCCTGAACACAAGCGGTCCTGCGTGATCACCGTCGGTGTCTCGGACGAACTCGCCTACTCGGTCTCGCTGACGCTCGGCGACAAGGCCGCCGGCGAAGGCAAGGACGCGTGCGACCTCGGGCGCGGCGTTGCCGACACGGTGATGACCAACCTCAAGGCGAAGGCCTGA